A genomic region of Lachnoclostridium edouardi contains the following coding sequences:
- a CDS encoding sugar phosphate isomerase/epimerase family protein: MARPVTIFTGQWADLGLEEMCSLAKQMGYQGLEIATWGQLNVRKAAEDPDYVAQVKNTLEKYGLGCWAIGAHLPGQCVGDLWDSRLDGFAPAELAGKPEEIRAWGIEEMKYAARAAKAMGVKVVTGFMGSPIWKFWYSFPQTSEEMVNAGYEEIKRLWTPILDEFDKCGVKFALEVHPTEIAFDYYSTKKLLEVFEYRETLGINFDPSHLLWQGINPAVFLYDFADRVYHVHIKDVAVNLDGRNGILGSHITFGDPRRGWNFVSPGHGDVDFDKIIRVLNDKKYDGPLSIEWEDSGMERVFGGTEACEFTKKINFSPSDIAFDDALKTD; this comes from the coding sequence ATGGCAAGACCAGTTACAATATTTACAGGACAATGGGCGGACTTAGGTTTGGAGGAGATGTGCAGCCTGGCAAAGCAGATGGGATATCAAGGTCTGGAAATAGCTACATGGGGACAGCTGAATGTGAGAAAGGCCGCAGAGGATCCTGATTATGTGGCCCAAGTAAAAAATACGCTGGAAAAATACGGACTTGGCTGCTGGGCCATAGGCGCCCACCTTCCGGGACAGTGTGTAGGAGACTTGTGGGATTCCAGGCTGGACGGCTTTGCCCCTGCCGAATTGGCAGGAAAGCCAGAAGAAATTAGAGCCTGGGGCATTGAGGAAATGAAGTATGCGGCAAGAGCCGCAAAGGCAATGGGAGTAAAGGTAGTTACTGGATTTATGGGCTCTCCGATATGGAAATTCTGGTATTCCTTCCCTCAGACCTCTGAAGAAATGGTAAATGCCGGGTATGAGGAAATAAAAAGACTTTGGACTCCTATTCTGGATGAATTTGACAAATGCGGAGTAAAATTTGCTTTGGAAGTTCACCCTACAGAAATCGCTTTTGACTACTACAGCACAAAGAAGCTTTTGGAGGTATTTGAGTACAGAGAAACCTTAGGCATTAATTTTGATCCCAGCCATCTGCTGTGGCAGGGAATAAATCCTGCTGTTTTCCTTTACGATTTTGCAGACAGGGTGTATCATGTTCATATTAAGGACGTAGCTGTAAACCTGGACGGAAGAAACGGAATTTTAGGCTCTCACATTACCTTTGGAGATCCTAGAAGAGGATGGAACTTTGTATCTCCAGGTCACGGGGATGTGGATTTTGATAAGATTATCCGCGTGCTCAATGATAAAAAATACGACGGACCTCTTTCTATTGAGTGGGAGGACAGCGGAATGGAACGTGTATTCGGCGGCACAGAGGCCTGTGAATTTACAAAGAAAATTAATTTCTCCCCGTCAGACATTGCTTTTGACGACGCTTTAAAAACAGATTGA
- a CDS encoding iron-sulfur cluster assembly scaffold protein yields the protein MIYSHEVEKMCTVAQGVNHGAAPIPEEAKWVQSKQVSDISGLTHGVGWCAPQQGACKLTLNVKEGIIQEALVETLGCSGMTHSAAMAAEILPGRTVLEALNTDLVCDAINTAMRELFLQIVYGRTQSAFSEDGLPIGAGLEDLGKGLRSQVGTMYGTLKKGPRYLEMAEGYVTGIALDADDQIIGYQYVNLGKMTDFIKKGDDANTAYEKAKGQYGRVADAVKIIDPREE from the coding sequence ATGATTTATTCACATGAAGTAGAAAAAATGTGTACAGTAGCACAGGGCGTTAATCATGGTGCTGCGCCAATCCCAGAAGAAGCAAAATGGGTACAGTCTAAACAGGTTTCCGATATTTCCGGTTTAACACACGGTGTAGGCTGGTGTGCTCCACAGCAGGGCGCCTGTAAGCTGACTCTGAATGTAAAGGAAGGTATCATTCAGGAAGCATTGGTTGAGACTTTAGGATGTTCAGGTATGACACACTCTGCAGCTATGGCAGCAGAAATTTTGCCAGGCAGAACTGTGTTAGAAGCTTTAAATACAGACCTTGTCTGTGATGCAATCAACACTGCTATGAGAGAATTATTCTTACAGATCGTTTACGGAAGAACACAGAGCGCTTTCTCTGAGGACGGACTTCCAATCGGCGCTGGTCTGGAGGATTTAGGAAAAGGACTTCGCTCTCAGGTTGGTACTATGTACGGTACATTAAAGAAAGGTCCTCGTTACCTGGAGATGGCAGAAGGCTATGTAACAGGTATTGCTCTTGACGCTGACGATCAGATCATTGGTTATCAGTATGTAAACCTTGGAAAGATGACAGATTTCATTAAGAAAGGCGACGACGCCAACACAGCTTATGAAAAAGCAAAAGGACAGTACGGCCGCGTTGCTGACGCTGTTAAGATCATTGACCCAAGAGAAGAATAA
- a CDS encoding MATE family efflux transporter, whose protein sequence is MRKTVDLLNGNIVKSLTELAVPIMATSMVQMAYNLTDMAWIGRIGSAAVTSVGAAGMYTWLSQGVVMLARMGGQVKVAHSLGEGKKKKAVQYGRGAIQLAIVLAVIYGIIMNLFTPQLIGFFGLQTDKIVGDAVIYLRIAGGLIIFAYLNQTLTGLFTAIGNSRAPFTANCVGLLCNMVMDPILIFGIGPFPRMEAAGAAAATVMAQAVVTFVMFLMAKKDQILFNKIKLWEKTPFPYFVTMIKIGLPTSVQDMLYCTISMLLTRMVASWGDTAVAVQRVGGQIESISWMTAEGFGTALNAFVGQNFGGKKYDRIRKGYFTAAGLIAVWGLFTTGLLVFLSEPIFRIFIHEPDVIPHGVSYLKIIGYGQLFMCVELMTVGALAGLGKTFICSAISITLTSSRIPLALLFGATALGLNGIWWALTTSSILKGITFFLTFVFILSRLPDKKTE, encoded by the coding sequence ATGAGAAAAACAGTAGATTTGCTCAATGGAAATATTGTCAAATCTTTGACAGAACTAGCTGTTCCTATTATGGCCACGTCTATGGTTCAGATGGCTTACAATTTGACGGATATGGCCTGGATTGGAAGAATCGGAAGCGCTGCTGTTACTTCCGTGGGAGCTGCGGGAATGTATACATGGCTGTCCCAGGGCGTTGTGATGCTGGCCAGAATGGGAGGTCAGGTGAAAGTAGCCCATTCTCTAGGAGAGGGCAAAAAGAAAAAGGCGGTGCAGTACGGAAGAGGGGCTATTCAGCTGGCGATTGTGCTGGCTGTAATATACGGAATTATTATGAATCTATTTACGCCTCAGCTGATTGGATTTTTTGGACTGCAGACAGACAAAATTGTGGGGGACGCAGTAATTTATTTAAGAATCGCCGGCGGATTAATTATATTTGCATATTTAAACCAGACTTTAACCGGCCTGTTTACAGCTATCGGAAACAGCAGGGCGCCTTTTACAGCCAACTGCGTAGGCTTATTGTGCAATATGGTTATGGACCCCATATTGATTTTTGGAATCGGGCCTTTTCCCAGAATGGAGGCTGCAGGAGCGGCCGCCGCTACTGTTATGGCCCAGGCTGTAGTTACTTTCGTAATGTTTTTAATGGCTAAAAAAGATCAAATATTATTTAATAAAATTAAGCTGTGGGAGAAAACGCCGTTCCCATATTTTGTAACAATGATCAAAATTGGTCTGCCTACTTCTGTGCAGGACATGCTGTACTGTACCATTTCCATGCTTTTAACCAGAATGGTAGCCTCCTGGGGAGATACGGCTGTGGCCGTGCAGAGAGTAGGAGGGCAGATTGAATCTATTTCCTGGATGACGGCAGAAGGCTTCGGAACTGCCTTAAATGCTTTTGTAGGTCAGAATTTCGGCGGAAAAAAGTATGACAGAATCAGAAAAGGTTATTTTACGGCGGCAGGACTGATTGCTGTCTGGGGATTATTTACAACAGGACTTTTAGTATTTTTAAGCGAGCCTATTTTTCGTATTTTTATCCATGAGCCGGATGTCATCCCTCATGGAGTCAGCTATTTAAAGATTATTGGATACGGTCAGCTGTTTATGTGCGTGGAGCTGATGACAGTAGGGGCGCTGGCCGGCCTTGGAAAAACATTTATCTGCTCTGCCATCAGCATCACTTTAACATCATCCAGAATTCCTTTGGCCTTATTGTTTGGAGCAACAGCCTTGGGCCTTAACGGTATTTGGTGGGCTTTAACTACATCCAGCATTTTAAAAGGAATTACATTCTTCCTGACATTTGTCTTTATTCTCAGCAGACTGCCGGATAAAAAGACAGAATAA
- a CDS encoding class II fructose-bisphosphate aldolase: MLANLNDVLIPAKKGKYAVGLFNTVNMEQARGVIAAAEELQSPVIIGTAEILLPFGPLEELSYLLIPMAKKAKVPVVVHLDHGLKAETCRQALELGFTSVMYDCSTEGYEENVRRVKEIACLAHSQGATIEAELGHVGDNPSSAEGDHILDDASKYYTDPNQARDFVNRTEADALAIAVGTAHGAYKLPPKLDFNRIQTIGEMIDCPLVLHGGSGLTDYDFQEAVRMGISKVNIFTDMNLAGAKAMAEAYGPGKGLTDLIPFGVEATKEAVKEKMKLFGSAGKG, from the coding sequence ATGTTAGCGAATTTAAATGATGTATTAATTCCCGCCAAAAAAGGAAAATATGCTGTGGGACTTTTTAATACTGTAAATATGGAGCAGGCCAGAGGGGTGATTGCCGCTGCTGAAGAGCTGCAGTCCCCTGTTATTATTGGAACCGCAGAGATTTTGCTGCCTTTTGGCCCCTTAGAGGAATTATCTTATCTTTTAATTCCAATGGCTAAGAAGGCCAAAGTGCCGGTGGTGGTTCACTTAGACCACGGATTAAAGGCTGAAACCTGCAGGCAGGCTTTAGAGCTGGGATTTACCTCTGTTATGTATGACTGTTCCACAGAAGGGTACGAAGAGAATGTGCGCCGCGTTAAGGAAATCGCCTGTCTGGCCCACAGTCAGGGAGCCACAATAGAGGCAGAACTTGGCCATGTGGGAGATAATCCAAGCTCTGCAGAGGGAGATCACATTTTAGACGATGCTTCCAAGTATTATACTGACCCGAACCAGGCCAGAGATTTTGTAAACAGAACAGAGGCGGACGCTTTAGCTATTGCAGTAGGAACTGCCCACGGGGCATACAAGCTGCCGCCAAAGCTGGATTTTAACAGAATTCAGACAATTGGGGAAATGATAGATTGTCCTTTAGTTCTCCACGGCGGCTCCGGGCTGACAGATTATGATTTTCAGGAAGCTGTCAGAATGGGAATCAGCAAGGTAAACATATTTACAGACATGAATTTAGCCGGCGCCAAGGCTATGGCAGAGGCATATGGTCCTGGTAAGGGACTGACAGATTTAATTCCCTTTGGGGTGGAAGCCACAAAAGAAGCTGTAAAAGAAAAAATGAAGCTGTTTGGCTCAGCCGGAAAGGGCTGA
- a CDS encoding GGGtGRT protein, translating to MALFESYERRIDKINSVLNSYGIASIEEAEKITKDAGLDVYDMVKKIQPICFENACWAYIVGAAIAIKKDCKRAADAAAAIGEGLQAFCIPGSVADQRKVGLGHGNLGKMLLEEETDCFCFLAGHESFAAAEGAIGIAEKANKVRKKPLRVILNGLGKDAAQIIARINGFTYVETEMDYYTGEVKEVFRKAYSDGLRAKVNCYGANDVREGVAIMWKEGVDVSITGNSTNPTRFQHPVAGTYKKECVEAGKKYFSVASGGGTGRTLHPDNMAAGPASYGMTDTLGRMHSDAQFAGSSSVPAHVEMMGLIGAGNNPMVGMTVAVAVAIEEAAKEGKF from the coding sequence ATGGCATTATTTGAATCTTATGAGAGAAGAATTGACAAAATCAATTCTGTATTAAATAGCTATGGAATTGCTTCCATTGAAGAAGCTGAAAAAATTACAAAAGACGCTGGTCTGGACGTATATGATATGGTTAAGAAAATCCAGCCAATCTGTTTTGAGAATGCTTGCTGGGCATACATTGTAGGCGCTGCAATCGCAATCAAAAAAGACTGCAAGAGAGCTGCTGACGCTGCTGCAGCTATCGGTGAAGGCCTTCAGGCTTTCTGTATCCCAGGTTCTGTTGCTGACCAGAGAAAGGTTGGTTTAGGACATGGAAACTTAGGAAAAATGCTTCTGGAAGAAGAGACAGACTGCTTCTGCTTCCTGGCAGGCCACGAGTCCTTTGCTGCTGCAGAGGGCGCTATCGGTATTGCAGAGAAGGCAAATAAGGTTCGTAAAAAACCTCTTCGCGTTATCCTGAACGGTTTAGGAAAAGACGCTGCTCAGATTATCGCAAGAATCAACGGATTTACATATGTTGAGACAGAGATGGATTACTATACAGGGGAAGTAAAAGAAGTATTCCGCAAGGCATATTCTGATGGACTTCGCGCAAAGGTTAACTGCTACGGCGCTAACGATGTACGTGAAGGCGTAGCTATCATGTGGAAAGAGGGCGTAGACGTTTCTATTACAGGTAACTCTACAAACCCAACTCGTTTCCAGCATCCAGTAGCAGGTACATACAAGAAGGAATGTGTAGAAGCAGGAAAGAAATACTTCTCCGTAGCTTCCGGCGGCGGTACAGGCCGTACACTTCACCCAGACAACATGGCAGCAGGTCCAGCTTCCTACGGTATGACAGATACATTAGGACGTATGCACTCTGACGCACAGTTCGCTGGTTCCTCTTCTGTTCCAGCTCATGTGGAGATGATGGGCCTGATCGGCGCAGGTAATAACCCGATGGTTGGTATGACTGTGGCAGTGGCAGTTGCCATTGAGGAGGCAGCTAAGGAAGGGAAGTTCTAA